CCATGACCACGACCACCGAGACCAGCACCTCGACCGCCGTGAACCCCGTTCTGCGCGTCGCCCCGGCGTCCCCCGCCGCGGCTGCCGCCTACTTCGGTGCGAGCCTCGCCTTCCACGCGGACGTGTCCGACGTGGCCGGCGCCCTCGCGGCCGGTGGCGACCCGGGCTTCGTCGTCCTCGACTCCCGCTCCACCGCGTCCTGGGACCAGGGACACGTGCCCGGCGCGATCCACCTGCCCACCGCGCTCATCCCCGAACAGGCCGAGCAGCTCCTCGACAAGTCGGTGCCCGTCGTCACGTACTGCTGGGGCCCCGGCTGCAACGGCGCCACCCGCGCGGCCCTCGCCCTCGCCGAACTCGGCTTCCAGGTCAAGGAGATGCTCGGCGGCTTCGAGTACTGGGTGCGTGAGGGCTTCGAGTTCGAGACCTGGGAGGGCCGCGAGCGGCGCGACGCCGACACGCTGACCGCGCCGGTGGACGCCGAGGACTGCGGCTGCTGAACTCCCTTGCCGGACACGGATGTTGACGGTACATCCGGCGTGTAGCTTCTGCGCATGGTGAGATACGCGGACCCAGGTGCGGTCGAGTGGGTGGAGTCGGGCGGCGGGCCGCTCATAGCGATCCCGGAGGTCGTGCTGCCGTTCTGGTCGGGCGCGGACGGCGACGACCTGTCGTCCGACTACGACCGGGCCTGCGAGGTCGACGGTTCCATCGGCCTCGTGCCCGTCGGGGACAGCAGAGCCCTGGTCCTCGGCGACGAACCGGCCTCCACCTCCTACCTGCCGGAGCACGCCACCTTCGTACGGTGGTGCGCGGCAGCGTCCGAGGCCGACGTGCTGTCCGGCGTCCCGGCCGCGCTCGCGTCGGCGGCGTGGCAGCCCGAGGTGCGGTGGAAGGTGCCGGGCGCCGTGGTCCTGTTCGA
Above is a genomic segment from Streptomyces sp. R21 containing:
- a CDS encoding rhodanese-like domain-containing protein encodes the protein MTTTTETSTSTAVNPVLRVAPASPAAAAAYFGASLAFHADVSDVAGALAAGGDPGFVVLDSRSTASWDQGHVPGAIHLPTALIPEQAEQLLDKSVPVVTYCWGPGCNGATRAALALAELGFQVKEMLGGFEYWVREGFEFETWEGRERRDADTLTAPVDAEDCGC
- a CDS encoding immunity 21 family protein, translated to MVRYADPGAVEWVESGGGPLIAIPEVVLPFWSGADGDDLSSDYDRACEVDGSIGLVPVGDSRALVLGDEPASTSYLPEHATFVRWCAAASEADVLSGVPAALASAAWQPEVRWKVPGAVVLFDAAWPGPASARTGHLRVPLAPGAYAVRAAYVEPGPETWLGLVQLRRLAD